The region ACCAGAACACAGGACGAGTGCTTTGTTAAAGCAGTTCGCTTCGAGAGGCACTCAAGGTAACCACACCCAAAAAGCGGTTTTTGCTCTCGCTCTTATTTTGTGTGTGTTCGTGTTTCTCCAAGTGCGTTGCCTTTCTTTTTCATAACCGGCCCATCAGTATATCTGTTAAGCGAACGGTATAGGAAACATTACTTAGGGCATTCTGAGGCCTTCACATATAGACCTTCACCTATAGCAAGAAACGAAACGTCGAAAATGTCAAGTCCACTGCGAGCGATGAACGTGGCGACCAAGCACCTATACTTCAGCGGTTACCGAAGGGCAGCTTCTGTCTGCGACCCAGGCGCCGTGCCGCGCACGTTCTTGCTCCGGGCCCTCGACAGCGTGTGTGGTCAAGTCGCGCGAAGCGTCGAGGCCACGGCTTGTATTCGTGGCACGCACGCTCAGGCATAAACACACACATGGACGCGCGATGAGGGGCACACACTGGCGAAAGTAGAGGGAGGCCGGGAAAAGGAATGCTGGCCGGACAGTTATCTCTATAGAggccagtggactcgtcgcggcGAAGGCATCGCGAGTCGAGGTCGAGGAGAACGCTTTGATGGGAAGTACCATGTTGTTGTGGGACCGGACACGGAAAAACAGGGGGGCTTTTCCGTCCACTCTCTTTCTTTTCAATATGTGAGGCCTCTTTCCTGACCGATATGTCCCAGAAAGGTTGGTCCTTGAGCTCTATACTTCTGTGAGGTGGGCTCATTTGtctgtttgttgtttgtttgtttgtttgtttgtttgtttgtttgtttgtttgtttgtttgtttgcctccGAGGGTGGCTTGTTTCCCTCGATTCCACTTTTTTCACCACCTTTTGAATGCGTACTTATTTAATTGGAACATACCCGCTACTGTTCTGCTTTATACTGAGCCTAAATCGTCTGTTCGTGCTTCCCCCCTATGTGTTTAAAATCCACGCTATCATTACTTAAGCTCGTTTCATTCGCTCATGCATTAAGGGAACCAACCGGTGAAGTACACTTAATATAAATTGAACGAgtaaaaaagggggagggggtaaTCGAGGGGCTTGATTTTGTGTTGTCACTAACCATGTGAAGCCAGCAGATAATTAAGCCAACGAAATCATGGGGACATCATTTGTTACTTTAACTGAAATATGCAAGTGATAAGGTAAAGGGAAATAACTGGTGGCGAAAAGAACAACTTGACGCGTTAATATATTAAGTGCGGAATGGTGAGTGGGAGACGTAAAGGACTTGCAACTTGTAAAGCCCCCTTCAAGTTGTAGGGGCTTTAGGAACTTGCGTCTAGGATATGCGCGAGCtgcttcaacatttttgcatcGTGTTGCGTCcagaatcggccgggcgcattctttgattgtttcccatcgaggcaggtcctttcatcagcgtcgcccagacggcgacagtgcccggcaccgacgttgacgggcaaacaagcgcccgaaatcggcagtgcgcattgtttgtgtgtttcccccgatgccacccccttcattaGCAGCCGCCTACCcggcgacgcggcgcgacaccggctgggacgcgatgacaaagaagctcacgaagcgaccacaacTTTCGTGGAAGCGGagaccagcacgaaggtcactctcccgacccttGCAAGACGAACGACACTGAGAGATAGAAACCAAGGAGAtgactttcgtagaaggagtgtgaatcccctgtttccagattgcctcgtccttgcttcgaaggtgcaacattagaggcggagttctgtaaacaatacgacccctctgattggccgcatcaaggtcatcagattacctagtcgggtcaactaggaaagaccaatgttttataaggagacaccttgagtgcagtggggTGTCCGGaagtgttctgatatgtgctcatgtatagtgagctgagacattcaaagtgctccctcatggagtgggcttccatatctggagccactgtaaatgttgcaaaataaacccttttctctcgctcctactcccggacgtactcatctaTTTGGCcgaaggatcaccggcccaaacgcGCCCGAGTCCCAACAATCGCGAAGAAAGTTGCAGGTGCATCGGTCCACTCGCCACCGTTCGCTCATAACCTGCAAGTACCCCGTTTGCTAGAAATAGCGATTTGAGGAAGATACCTCTGTCGAAAGGTCGGGTCTATTCAGTTCGGTGACACCGACCGTTTAAATTAGTAGAAAGCGACCTTTACATGCATGCTTGTTCAACATGCGGCAAATTTTCTCGCGCGAAGATGTGGTTTTCAGAATTCTTTTACTCATTTAGTGACGAACGAAATAGAGGAATGCTTAGTTCTGTACCACACAGGTACACTGTAGTGGTATTATTTTGCATCGATGGCCTCATGATAGTTTAGTTTTATCCTATCTAGTGTAGAGTGCAATTCAGCATAGAAAGGTCAACTGCAATGTTTTAAAGATCTTGACGAGTCTCGTTAGAATAAGTGGCCATTCCTTTTTTGCAACTGCAGTAAAGACACAAAACGCAAATGAACGGTTGCACTCTACCCACGCAGACGTGTCGAAGCTCCAACACGATGAAGTAATTTTCGACAAAATCCCGGAGGCGGAAAGGAAAGCGCCAACAAAGAGAAGGGGAGAAAATTCCTACACCGGCCTTCTTCTCGCACAACGAGGAGTCAGTTTCCAGATGTGTAAGGTGATGGCGACGTTGAATCCAGACATTGACAAATACCCACAGCGgggtattggccaagaagcgggaggtggataaagaaaaagaaaagaaatgaagaagAATTAGCGGAGGGTAGTAGTTACGGTATTAATAAAAATATTCAAGCATGATCTCATTAGTATTGCTATTTTAAGAAGAAGGCGTTGTTGAGCAGTCAGAATGAAGTCATAACTGGGTATAGGagaggtaaaagaaaaaaaaaggacgatgGAACCAACGATTACCTGAACACGACTGATACTCGAAACGTTATGAGCCTTTCTAATAAAGAAAGAAGACTGGCCAATGTCAAACtaacacagctttttttttcatttttttagatAGGAATATAATGAACCATAAACGGGACACCTTctcgtcttcttcgtcctctgtgaCCAAGAAGAAAGAAGACAGACGCTTGCGCAGTGAAGGGGACGGCGCGCGGTCGAAGGAGCAGCCGGCACCATGGTCCGCTCAGAAGATTAGGCTAGTACGGGACGGTGAGGCACCTGTTCTTCATTCAAGATTGACGCCATGTCGTCGCACTACCTGCAGTTCCAGAAAGTGGCCGTCGACCGGGTCGAACGGGTCAAGGCCAAGCTGGGCATCAAGGACCGGAAGCACCACTCGTCGCAGGCTTCGGCCGCCTCGTCGCACCACGACAGGTCGCAGCTGCTGGCCACGCTCAAGACGGGCAAGTCGACGCCCACGGACACCATCGAGCGACTGCACGCCAAGGACCTGCCGCTGGACACGTTCCTGCGCAAGAACGACAAGCTGTGCCGGCCCGTGGTCATCCAGGGTCTGCTGGACGAGTGGAAGGCGCTCGAGCGCTGGTCCCTCTACAACCTCGTCTCCAAGCACAGCGACGACGAGTTCCTCGTGGGCCGCGACCAGAACCAGAACAGCGTGACGGTCAAGATGAAGTACTTCGCCTACTACCTCAAGGAGTACCGGGACCCGTCGCCCTTCCAGATCGCCGACGACCTGTCCTCCGGCGGCAAGAAGAGGCTGCGCGAAGACTACGAGGTGCCGTCGTACTTCAAGGACGACATCTTCAAGTACGCCAGGGAATCCGACCTGCCGCCGACGCGCACCTTCAACCTGGGGCCCTCGCTGGCCGGGGACAGGATTCAGACGAACCCGCTACACTGCAACCTGTGGAGCGCCCTGGTTCACGGCAGCCGCCGCTGGTGCCTCTTCCCGCACCACGTGCCACAGGACCTGCTCTGCAACGACCACAGAGCGGCGCGCAAGGACCGCCGGCTGGAGACTGCCGTCGCGTGGTTCGAGCGCATCTACCCGAAGACGCAGTCCTCGCGCTGGCCACGCTACTTCAAGCCCCTGGAAATTCTGCAGGCCGCCGGAGAGGTTGTCTTCGTTCCCGCCGGATGGTGGTGAGCTCCTCGCTTTCCTAATCTAGTAACGAGGCTCTGGTTTCTCTCCTCGCTCCAAGACAAAACACGTTCAATACTATTCAAAAGCAAGACATTTCAGATTTGCACGTGCTGTTAAATTACAGCATTATGCATGCGGCTGTCTGTCAGTTTTCTGGTCTGGATGTGTTAGTAATGTGACTGGTATAACTATAGTATGAAGTACTGGAAGAAACATTCAATACCACATTGCTTTCAGGTTGGGGCGGGGCGTTACGCGGGAATATAACGCGCTTATTATTGACATTATCCCCGTTTATTATTGACAGATGTCCCACAACTGTGCTTAACTTGCTTATGCAATATTCTACTAAGCATGAGTTTTGTAAccccttcacaagcacacacatgcacacacttcTAAGATGACAGGGAAGAGAGAAAAGATAAGTCGTATATGTATATATCGCTGCTCTATAGCATTCTTGGTTTATACATCGGCCAAATGGGCAAAATAGGTATGCCTTTTTTTTCAATTACATTCATCAGACAGCTTGGACTCATATACCGATAAACGAAGAACATTGCTTGTAGATGCCTTCATCACCATGTATTGTATTTTCACGATCAt is a window of Dermacentor silvarum isolate Dsil-2018 chromosome 4, BIME_Dsil_1.4, whole genome shotgun sequence DNA encoding:
- the LOC119450396 gene encoding bifunctional arginine demethylase and lysyl-hydroxylase JMJD6-A isoform X2, producing the protein MSSHYLQFQKVAVDRVERVKAKLGIKDRKHHSSQASAASSHHDRSQLLATLKTGKSTPTDTIERLHAKDLPLDTFLRKNDKLCRPVVIQGLLDEWKALERWSLYNLVSKHSDDEFLVGRDQNQNSVTVKMKYFAYYLKEYRDPSPFQIADDLSSGGKKRLREDYEVPSYFKDDIFKYARESDLPPTRTFNLGPSLAGDRIQTNPLHCNLWSALVHGSRRWCLFPHHVPQDLLCNDHRAARKDRRLETAVAWFERIYPKTQSSRWPRYFKPLEILQAAGEVVFVPAGWWYVVINLEVCVVISHHHCSASKLAQAWPKLTRANKKLERAWFEALRRRRPELAVLVPRKQKRRRSRDSCSDTKTADSSATSCSSDVDKDGSDEVASDNS